The sequence below is a genomic window from Agrobacterium tumefaciens.
GTGGAAATTCCGTCGTGTTTCGCGCGTCGGAGACTAGTCCGCGCACCCATGAGATCATCGTGCAGGCCGTTCGCGCGGCGGGCTTCCCGGCTGGCGTTCTCAACTTCCTGACTAATGATCCGAAGGACGCACCCGACGTCGTTGATGCTTTGATCGCCCATCCAGCCGTCCGGCGCATCAACTTCACCGGCTCGACCCATGTGGGCCGCATCATCGCTGAAAAGGCAGGACGTCACCTCAAACGTTGCATCCTGGAACTCGGAGACAAATCGCCGCTCGTCGTTCTCGACGATGCCGATATCGACGGGGCCGTCTCAGCCGGCATTTTCGGCGCGTTTCTCTACCAGGGGCAGATCTGCATGTCGACCGAGCGGATCATCGTCGATGAGAAGATCGCCGGTGATTATGTGGCAAAATTTGCTCAGAGAGCGAAGACGCTTCCGGCAGGCGATCCGGCGCAGGGCGCCTGTATTCTCGGCCCGGTGATCAGCAAAGGCGCCGCCGATCGCTTGCGAGAATTGCTCGACGATGCCGTTTCGAAAGGGGCCAGACTGGTTGCGGGTGGCGCACCGAAAGGAACGGTTTTTCAGGCCACGGTTCTTGATGGCGTTACACCCGGAATGCGGATCTACTCGGAAGAGACATTCGGCCCCATTGTTTCGATCATCCATGCCAAGGATACGGATGACGCGGTCCGCATCGCCAATGACACAGATTACGGCCTGTCGGCTGGGGTCTTCGGGGGGGATATCGCGCGTGCGATCGACGTTGCGCAGCGCATCGACACCGGGTCTGTTCACATCAATGGCGCGACGGTCGCCAACGAAGCCCAGGCGCCATATGGCGGCACAAAGGCGAGCGGATTTGGCCGCTTCGATGGAAGGGCAGTGATTGATGAGTTCACCGAGCTGAAATGGCTCACGATCGAAAGCAGCCAGCAGGGTTATCCGTTCTGAAAGACGTCCCGTGGGCCATCCAATCCGGATGGCCCACGCGGATTTCAAAGCAGTAGAGTGAGGTTTTTCGTGCGGGTCCGGAGGCACGCGAAATATTCCGGACGCAATCTCGGGGAGGAGACGGAAAATGGGCAGGGACGGCAGCAGACTCGACAAGCTCGAGCACCGCTTGATTTCGGGCGCGATCACACGCAGACATTTTATTCAGGCCACGTTGGCAGCGGGACTGGTCGGTATCAGCGGGATCGATGCTCTCGCTGACGAACTCGACGCAATCCGCGCCAACCAGGAAAAGCGCCGCGTCTCTCTTGCAAAGACCTACGACTATATTGTCGTCGGTGCCGGAAGCGCCGGCTGCTCGCTTGTCGGAGCTCTGGCCAAAGACAAGGCAGCGCGCATCCTTGTGCTTGAAGCGGGAGAGTGGGACACTCCGCCGGAAGTACAGGACCCACGACTCTGGTTCACCAACCTGGGAACACCGCGCGACTGGGGCGACAATTCGATCCCGAGCAAAGGCGTCAACGATCGTGCCATCGCCGAGCATACCGGCCGCATCGTTGGCGGCGGCAGCAGTATCAATGCGACGATCTGGTCGCGGCCATTCAAGGCGGATCTTGACCACTGGGCAGAGGTTTCCGGCGACCCGCACTGGGGTTACAGCCATGGGCTTGACGTGTTCAAGCGGGTTGAGAACTGGCAAGGCGAGCCCAATGCGAAATATCGCGGCAACGGCGGGCCTGTCTGGGTGCAGCCGGCCCATGATCCGTTGCCGCTTGCGCTGGGGGCGCTCGAGGGGTGCCGCGAAGTCGGCCTGCCGGTGGTCGGCGACCTCAATGGCGAACGAGAGGAAACAGGCAGTGGCTTCGGCCTGATGAACCAGATCATCAAGGATGGCCGGCGATTCAGCATGGCCAAGGCGTTTCTTTATCCTGTTCTTTCGCAGGAGAATGTCACGCTTCTGGTTGGTGCGCAGGTCAGCAAGGTCGTTATCGAAGGAGACCGGGCGACCGCGGTGGAGTTCCTGCAGGGTGGCAAAAAGGTGACCGTGGCTGCTGACAAGGAGATCATTCTCAGCGCCGGCGGTTTCAATACGCCCCATATTCTGATGCTGAGCGGTATCGGGAACGAAAGCGATCTAAAGGCGGTCGATATCAAGACGATCGTCAACGCGCCTGAAGTCGGCCGCAATGTGCAGGACCATATTCTGCATGGCGGATGCCTTTTCGAAGCGCCGGCCGCGTTCGAATATCGTAACAGTGCGGCCAATGTTTCGGGCTATTACAAGACCCGTTCGGATCTCGAATTACCCGATGTCAGTATCGTCCAGATTGAAATCCCATATGCAAGCGATGTGATCGCCAAGGAATACGCGCCTCCTGCAACGAGCTGGGCGCTGTGTGCCGGGCTGGTGACGCCGAAGAGCCGGGGTACGGTCAAACTGAAATCGAGTGACACCTCCGTACGGCCTGTCGTAGACATGCAGTTTCTCAGTGAGCCGGACGATGTCGCCACGCTTTCCGAAAGTATCGAGATCGCCCGTTCTATCGGCAATTCCAAAGCGATGAGGGAATTCGTCGTGAAGGAAGTCTCTCCCGGCAAGAAGTTGGAAGGTGATGCGCTGGTGAACTTCGTGCGCAACGGCGCCACGACATATTTCCACGCGTCGGGTGCGTGCCGGATGGGCAAGGACGACAAGGCAGTTGTCGATTCCAAATTGCGGGTCAACGGTATCCGAAATCTGCGGATTGCCGACTCGACCATCATGCCTCGCATCGTGGCGGTTCCGACCATGCCGGCCTGCGTTCTGATCGGCCAGCGCATGGCCGAGATACTTGCGACTTGATGGTTATGTGAGGGGTGTGATTAGGCTGCTATGGATGGCAAATGCGGACCGGGAGGCATTTCGAGCACTCCCGGTATTCGTGCCGCATCCCTTGGACCGCCGGACGTGACGGTCTGCTGCTCATCTTGCGAGGCGTTCGATGTCCCCGACGATCCGATCGCTCAGGGCTTCGATCGCAGGGTCTTTTTGTATGCCGGCTTCAAGGCGTTTCTTCAGGAAGCGGATGGGGGCGGCCAGCACCTTTTCGAGGTCTGATTCGCATGCGAAGTCACCGGCGAGCATCTTGATTTTGGTGTTGTCGAACAAGGTGGTCAATGTCTTGTCGCCAAACAATGGACCCTGCCACTCGGGATGATAACGAACCAGTACATCGCTTGGCACATGCACGATTTTGATATCCACGCCCAATGCGCGAGCGATCACGCTATAGATTGCATCCCAGGTGTAGCCATTGTCCGAGGTGATATGGAAATCTTCACCCAGGGCGCCAGGATTGCCGAAAAGCCTGACGAATGGACGCGCGATATCCTCGGAACGCGTGAGCGTCCACAGGGAGGTGCCGTCGCCTGCGACGATCACCGGCTTGTCTGCCAGCATGCGAAGCGCCACGCTGTCCCCTTCGTTGAGCATCGTCGGCATGGCGGTCCGCACGGTCTGGCTTGGTCGCACGATCGTGTAGGGAAGATCCACGGCGGACCGGATCATTTCCTCACTTCTGATTTTCGCCTGGCTGTAGGACCAGAACGGATTGCCTATTCTTGTGGTTTCGGCCAAGCGTCCGTCGAACGGCGTCTTATGATAGACCGAGGCCGATGAAATGAACACGTATTGGCCTGTCCTTCCGGCGAATAGGCTGATATCGCGTTCGACCAGATCCGTTGTGCGGGCGAGAAACTGGTTGACTACATGCCAGTCCCGATTTGCGAGCTTTGCATAGGCATGAATGTCATCCGTGTCTCCGGTGATCAATTCGACGCCCTCCGGCAATGGTTCGCCTCTGATGCCGCGGTTGAAGACCGTGACCTGATGTCCGGCTTCGATTGCGGCTCTGACGCAGGGAAGCGAAATCTGGCCCGTTCCGCCTATGAACAATACTTTCAGGGTCATGCACTCCTCGCAAATTACATAATTACGCCGAAGACTGTCACGCGAGGCGCAGCAGCTTACGGCAGTTTTCAAGGTCAGTTCGCAATTTCTGTAGCCCGTAGGGCAAGGCACTTCCGTTACGAACATGTCCAAGAGCGATGCGCCATGAAATTCGGGCGCTGCTTTCGTATTGCAGCGCTGGCTCGATCAACGATGTCGGTGTGGTTGTGCGAATGATCGCCGGCTGAGCAGATGGGGCACCGGTAATATCGACCTCGAGCCTTCGCGTCATGCCGACCACATGTGCGTCAATAAACATTGTCTTGGCGTTATATGTGCCCGAAAAGACCGTTGCACCCGATTGCACTGTGTAGGAATGGTTTCGCGAGATGAAACTCTCCCGGCCATCGAACAGCGCTCCCATGAGACCCAGCATGGCTAACTGCTCCAAAAGAATTTCGCGGATATCGGTCCCGGTAATGCTGGCACTGCATTCTGCGTACACAGGCGACTCTACCGGCAAT
It includes:
- a CDS encoding aldehyde dehydrogenase, which translates into the protein MDTYIHIDNEERQAETRATFERRNPASDAIVTRGAAGGVADAIKAVESAQTAFLEWKKSGPTQRRALLLKAADEIEARADDFVKAMALEVGANELWARFNVMLAANLFREAAGLSTQLQGETIPTDKPGALSMTIRQPVGVILSIVPWNGPVVLAARAIAYPLVCGNSVVFRASETSPRTHEIIVQAVRAAGFPAGVLNFLTNDPKDAPDVVDALIAHPAVRRINFTGSTHVGRIIAEKAGRHLKRCILELGDKSPLVVLDDADIDGAVSAGIFGAFLYQGQICMSTERIIVDEKIAGDYVAKFAQRAKTLPAGDPAQGACILGPVISKGAADRLRELLDDAVSKGARLVAGGAPKGTVFQATVLDGVTPGMRIYSEETFGPIVSIIHAKDTDDAVRIANDTDYGLSAGVFGGDIARAIDVAQRIDTGSVHINGATVANEAQAPYGGTKASGFGRFDGRAVIDEFTELKWLTIESSQQGYPF
- a CDS encoding GMC family oxidoreductase, encoding MGRDGSRLDKLEHRLISGAITRRHFIQATLAAGLVGISGIDALADELDAIRANQEKRRVSLAKTYDYIVVGAGSAGCSLVGALAKDKAARILVLEAGEWDTPPEVQDPRLWFTNLGTPRDWGDNSIPSKGVNDRAIAEHTGRIVGGGSSINATIWSRPFKADLDHWAEVSGDPHWGYSHGLDVFKRVENWQGEPNAKYRGNGGPVWVQPAHDPLPLALGALEGCREVGLPVVGDLNGEREETGSGFGLMNQIIKDGRRFSMAKAFLYPVLSQENVTLLVGAQVSKVVIEGDRATAVEFLQGGKKVTVAADKEIILSAGGFNTPHILMLSGIGNESDLKAVDIKTIVNAPEVGRNVQDHILHGGCLFEAPAAFEYRNSAANVSGYYKTRSDLELPDVSIVQIEIPYASDVIAKEYAPPATSWALCAGLVTPKSRGTVKLKSSDTSVRPVVDMQFLSEPDDVATLSESIEIARSIGNSKAMREFVVKEVSPGKKLEGDALVNFVRNGATTYFHASGACRMGKDDKAVVDSKLRVNGIRNLRIADSTIMPRIVAVPTMPACVLIGQRMAEILAT
- a CDS encoding NAD-dependent epimerase/dehydratase family protein yields the protein MTLKVLFIGGTGQISLPCVRAAIEAGHQVTVFNRGIRGEPLPEGVELITGDTDDIHAYAKLANRDWHVVNQFLARTTDLVERDISLFAGRTGQYVFISSASVYHKTPFDGRLAETTRIGNPFWSYSQAKIRSEEMIRSAVDLPYTIVRPSQTVRTAMPTMLNEGDSVALRMLADKPVIVAGDGTSLWTLTRSEDIARPFVRLFGNPGALGEDFHITSDNGYTWDAIYSVIARALGVDIKIVHVPSDVLVRYHPEWQGPLFGDKTLTTLFDNTKIKMLAGDFACESDLEKVLAAPIRFLKKRLEAGIQKDPAIEALSDRIVGDIERLAR